The region tagggagcatgtacaacacattgggtggttccggttcgtcgacgccgggcaaccagggttcgtcgacgccggggggtaccaaccacccaattttgacgtggatgcatacgcctgtccctccgccccgcggtattcgcagggattattccagattcgggaggattattccgttgaacccactccggaagaaggccgaggccgagaaggaggccgaggcggtggaagctccagggcggaggcggaggcgaacgaggaggaggatctaggccgtcATCCGTACGGCcacaaagaaacgctggcggtgtacaacacctggatcagcgtctcgtacgatcccatcgtcgggaatcaacaaccccggaagtgtttctgggaaaaggtcactgaggcctaccaccagattaagccgaaggggtcccgccgccgcacatatgagatgctccgcgctcactttgaccgagtcgacagagaggtcaaacgattctgagccatccacaagaatgaagcggctcattaccaaagcggagctacgggagccgacattctgaggttggctttgcgggtctacttcgacgacaccgacaaacaattcaaatatgtcgatgtttgggaggtcgtcaaggacgaggaaaggtgggccgacggtgtgcggtccagcacgggctcgaccttcaagcgcacgaagcacacgacgagtggccaatactcgtctggtgagggcggttcgggcagcgggccacaagagtttgcctcgcaggaggttgagaccccggcagacgatgcaggggggtcctcccgtgggcgccgtcggccgcaagggagaaatgcggcgaaagCGGCAGACGATGCTCGGGGGGACCCCccaactcccttatggccatgtacatgaccgccacaatggcggacacttcccgcatgatgCCCGCCTAATACCAAGCCTGGCTTAACGGAATTacgtttatggcagcacaacttggcattccgcctcctcacggcttcagttcacctccaccgccttagagggatgattcgccggcggagtagtttttttattttctataaaattatattttaaattatgtcatttttatttttttaggattttaattatgtctttttttatttttttaaattttaagttgtatttttattttatgttgtaattttattttatttttaatgaagtgtgttttttttaattgaatttggttggaaataaaaataaaaaatgaaattgaatgaatagtaatttaagggacggagggttgcaggttccgtcccttagttaagggatggagtaaaaaagtacagttgggcccgcgaatagtaatttaagggacggtttagtgacaacgttgtggatggcctaatgaaCAATAGATAGGTTGAGAAAATTAGAATAACAAAACCTTTTGAATCTGGGGCGGCAGATCTAGATTGATATGGGAATCCAATTCTTAAATATCATAACACTTAATTTAAGAATATGAATGATTGAATTCAGCTTCAATACTTCTTAATACTTGCAATactcatttttaaatatcaaaataCGAACAGATCCAAATACTAATCACCTGTAGAACAATAATTTTGAACACTAATTTGAGAGATATGAAGAAAATAGTTGAGTTTGAGTTTTTACCTTCTTCTGAAGATGGCGTGGATGGCCGGAGCACGACTGAAGGCGGCGAGGATTACTGGAGCACGGCTGCACTGCAAGAGGGCGGAGGCGGCATGGATGGCTAGAGCACGGCTGGAGGCGATGGACTGGTAAAGAGATAGGCAACGGGTTGGAGGCTTAGAGTTTGTGCGATTCAGCCTTTATAATTAGAGACTTACAGCGAAGAGATTGAGAATTGGAATGGAGGCGGAGAGATTGAGATTTGAGAGTGAGAATGAGGCGGACAGATTGAGAATTGGAATGGAGGCGGAGAGATTGAGATTTGAGAGTGAGAATGAGGCGGAAATTTTTAGGGTTAGAGTTTTAgtgtacatatacatatatatagcattttaatatttatattaaatttaattcggtttttcgatttttttttcgtccgaaccgaaccaaaaaactgaaccaaatttcaaaattttggtttgATTCGGTTCAGatgttcggttttcggttttttttgctcacccctagtattttcgtatcaaaaaatggcaaaagggccaaatttgagataaacccttagtcaagggatgtctggcgatatttttcaactccagggactatgggcgagataaacccatagtccagggACAAATTTTGTAGTTCATTCTATTATTAAATACATTTACACTTTCAGACTTATATAATATAGTTTTTATTTCAAATAAGTATTTCATAATttgatataaataaatttggTTGTTCATAATttgatataaataaatttggtcgtgcatagcacgggtgtgatactagttattaataaatatgaactatttctatAAGATagatgaaaaattaaataagttaTATTTATAGTTCTATGGCACATGGGAGTACAATGTCTATACAATTCTCACATAAGGCTAGATGATAACTATTTTTTAAGAATAGTCTCtctctttttaaattttctcgCTTaatatttaatacaattaagatactccctccgtccctaaaaatttatcacttattttcattttaggctgtctctaaaaatttgtcatctttcacttttatcattttttatagtagacctcacattccactaactcatttccactcacattttattctaaaacttatatataaaaatatgacccacattccactaactttttcgactcactttctattacatttcttaaaactcgtgccgggtcaaatggtgacaaattatgagggatggagggagtattatttatccgttcttcttccattctattttgcatatttgtcataaataattattttgaagaaaaaactCTCTCAAAAGAGATTGTAACAACCAAAGGGTCAGTGTTAACTCAATCAAACATTAAGGGAATAACTTTATCTCTTGTGGTGACAACCAAAATCTTTGCTAAAATTTTTCAAATCTTCAATATCCGAGAACTCAACTTTATCAACTATATCACTAATATAAGTCTTAAGTCGATAGGGAAGAGTCATAGATTCAGCGTACGAGAACTCATTCGGATAAAGTTCTGTAGGACAAACCAATTCGTCGATATTGAAGCCAGCAAATGAGTTTTTGGACTAAGGCAATTCATGCTAGTAAGCAATTCTATATTCGCTTTTGGGAAACGGTTCTCCATCTCTTGAATAAGTAAATTGATAACCTaagtataataaaatgtgaattttgtatttaatataaaggtaattataatttaattataattgagaaataaaatgtaaatttttCATGACAGTAAATCTTTACCTTGTAATGATGataatgtaacacccgtaccttaagtaagaaattaatgttatgtaacgaaataattgataaaattattccgagatgctatgcttctcgataaatgtgatatgggaaaaagttatggtttatgtgttaaatgtgaaaaggaacgtgcttaattgtttaatttgtgaacgttgggagacatgttggaggtctcgttgaaagaatgacggtgaaattccgttcttctacttgcaatttttcatggatatagaacggtgttctacctatagctggggtggtgcaacgcttgcttgcttgtaccacaatttgtgtgaagctgccgttgctaagaggacggatgtcgggggagccttaactctattacagttgtgggcttgggagagaatcccaaatattagactgaggatgctagatcccgtgcatacagactatctaccatgtgcaagcgcgtaagttgttcactaattcattttttaagctTTATGTTCATCAATCTTCGTgttattcgctcataatttacattTTGTGGATGGAATGGTCCGGCctcatatgtaaaagcacccggacattgtattgaaaatttccgagatcagttctccatgatgcatgccaaccaggtacttcatatacttataaattgttttttgtttgttgttttttattgaaattaatttgaataaatttgtgttacatgtagtttatttggatgcCTTATCTCCAACGGCagttgccggaaagttgtgatgccgGTCGTCCTGTATGGATGTCGATAACAATGCTTATTTGCtggaatctggctgagccacacctgccacaccgagtgttgcgccaatttgggattgtccaacTGTATATCCCGCAACTCCCCAGGTTCCACGGTACTGATTTTGCGAAACAGGATCGCCGTGGAAAAGCTGGTCGAAATTGGGTTGATTGGCacgccaattatatacaggagtgggacaacagGCACTTTTTGGTGTGGACTGATCTGGAGTACAGTGATGAGCCTGTTGCAACCGAAGAATATATGGATTGGTTTCGGCAGATAATtgtggtgtatttaaccaaacccggCGTGCATGCTGAACAGGGCTTCCACGAAACGGCATCTTCTCATAGATTCGcggtaaattattcatacttaacCAAACCctagttaattatttaaattcatattatgatatgtatTTAACTTTGataattgtaggtggagacacTTCACAACGTGCACCACTTTCTAAGTGGCCAAGATACGACAGAACATCCGGCTTTAGGAACCATTTCGAGGATGATTGAAGAAGGACTGCGGATATCCGGGGAGGCTGAGCGGATGGACTACCGTCCTTcgcagcgctctgcaatggacgtggacgtacccgtaaggcaaaaggcaaaacgacgaaccaaaaagaaaaccgcctgcggagagtcgtcatctcagCCCGTACACCgctccgatgacgattttgtgGAACCACCTCCAcctagatctgcagttcgaggccgtcattctgtcagccacaccgTTGGTACCGGCGACGACattggcctcagtgatgtccccaCTTCTCCAACACGGTCGTCTGTGCAAGATGACTTTTTTGGGGTGGATCTAGAGAACGttgttgttcaagatactcctccctcaaggatccctagatctacatccaaaattgggaaggggatacggagtttgtttatgcggaaacggcgaGATGATTAAACTAATTTGATACTTTCTATTGATATTGGTGGTTTTTCATTGATTTGAACTcgttatattagtaatttgataaatCCTCTTTTTACACGTATTCATATTGATATTTTGAACTCTTTATATTACTTATTGGTCGACGATAggaacaaacacgccattcccAGTTGGCCTTTTTATGTCACTAAGATTTTGTATAAAACGCCACTCCAATTGGCGTTTTTAACTTGGGAAAAATTTTGCCAAATTTTCCTACGTTGGAGCGGACATTCTGCATAAACACGCCACtgtcgttggcgtgttttaaaagACGCCAACATTATTGGTGTTTTTTGTGGAAAACGCCAACGGAGATGGCGTTTTTACCTTGAGAAAAATTTTGCCAAATTTTCCTACGTTGTAGCGGACATTCTGCATAAACACGCCACtgtcgttggcgtgttttaaaagACGCTAACATTATTGGCGTTTTTCGTGGAAAACGCCAACGGAGATGGCGTTTTTACCTTGGGGAAAATTTTGCCAAATTTTCCTACGTTGTAGCGGACATTCTGCATAAACACGCCACtgtcgttggcgtgttttaaaagACGCCAACATTATTGGCGTTTTTCGTGGAAAACGCCAACGGAGATGGCGTTTTTACCTTGGGAAAAATTTTGCCAAATTTTCCTACGTTGTAGCGGACATTCTGCATAAACACGCCACTgtcgttggcgtttttactggAAAACGCCAACAGAGATGGCGTTTTTACCTTGGGAAAAATTTGGCCTGGGAAAATTTTGGCGAGTAAAACGTTAcaatgttcaattcaataaatagcTACGATTATAAACAGAACAATGTTCAATTCAACTAAATAGTTGTTACACATTCAATTGTCTCGCCTTCTCCGGGTAAAGAAGCTACGGatacccttcccgattctggcggtggagagtctagacggaggagtatcttgcacaacgacattctctaaatcaaccccgaaaaaatcgtctcgcacagaagacctaggtggagaatgtgggatATCACTGAGCCCAATGTCGtcgcctgtaccaccagtgtggctgacagaatgccgacctcgaactgcagatcttggtggaggtggaggcataaaatcgtgatcggcatcatcagtgtggctgatagaatgacgacctcgaactgcagatcttgatggaggtggaggcataaaatcgtcagcggcatcatctaccaactgagtatccatccttgaagaagcattcgggcagttgcgtctgtcgtgccctggttgacggcaatgtttacatcggcgtcgggcgcgtggctggtcagcttcacggacatccatctgattaggaatcctagtagtacgaTATCGACctcgacttttaggcattaactgggctcgtgaacattgcaaagttCATTCAGGCAcagcccaataatcttggtgtctgattggattgaacaccgtagaatattggtgtacccaaacacttgtgcggtatacgtTATCAACAAGCGACAACATGGGCTCGTTTCTAaaccgcgcaactgccgctgcatgtgaacatggaagtctccacatctgccacttttgacatttgcagttcgactccaagtactttaccttccacttattaccgccctttccaccaattcgacgctttgttcgaaccacgtaaagccctgcaattgtgtttgggactctcacattatgtaattgatcttttacatcatttttgcacaccttttcatgggcccacggggtaagtggtgtggcacactgtgttgatgcaattgaccgctcattaaaccattctattgtcctccaaaatgtcagatcaatgcaagctttaattgggagttttcttgcgcctctcaacacattgttgtaagattccaccatattagtggtcatctcaccccatcttttgtgtttgtcatacgccaaactccatttttctaactccacgaCATCAAGGTATTGCACAACCTCGTTGTTGATggttcgaagtaaacgacgtttgatcttaaacttgcgtttctttgtagcaataccaattttccaaacaagtttTTTTACCATGAtgcctttgtgattctgcaaaacattttttctaacatgtaccaagcaaaatctgtgatgccccacattgggttcttctttccatatgggagaattcattgcatctatgattcccacatgcctatcagatattacacatatttcatgcttggcTACGTGAATTCTAatacgttccataaaccaattccaactttgtatggtttcctcatcaacaatggcatatgcaataggcaaacatttcttattagcatcaaatccaacggcaataagaattttacctcgatatcgtccacgtagatgagttccatcaacggttaaaactggtttgcatagttgaaaagcctccacagctggaccaaaagcccaaaatacgtacttgaaaACCTTGTTCATACCGTTGCTTAATCTTTCATCATGTAACCATTcgacaattgtgccaggattttgtctttgcaactcattcaaataacctggtaaaactttgaaattccacgcccacgaaccatacacaagctcaatagctgtcctccgagcataccatgctttcttgtaactaactttcacatgaaatctattttcaatatccgccacaattgcttttaccttgtagcaaggatcgttttctatctgatgtcgaacactcaacgctatcatacccgacgaaagattagcgtgcccattataattacgatcccccatgcaagtatgagcagtgctaaacactctaatttgccagtgttcatgcttcctcaatgttgctcggcactcccacaaacatggcggtaaggacttatctttcggatttccttgtggccacttacaaactgcatgccatctctttcctttactttcaacaactgtatattgtcggattttttccaaatgccaaaaagtcacagctgacttcaattccaatttggttttaaatttagtatgcaaaccgacattgctcggatctttttcactccaataatgcacattgagatcatcagactcaaagttttttggatcaaaactatcatatggacctggtaaggtgcgaaaatagttcataccaggctgtgggaactgtggaactactctttctCGTACTGCTCTTCCTCCAATTGATGTTTTGTCCAACCACTGTTTCTCCAACCGGAATGGATGTTCTTAGAGCAACAAATTGGTCCTCATCCGACGAAGCACCATCTGAATCTGTACTATCCGGATCTacatcttcagaatcataaggtgattgtggatcaagaaagtcggctttatcaggaccaatTATGTCCTGAACCACATCACAGTTGTCActgtcccctaaatgcacgcctccaagatcaaaatcttgtgttgtatcgaagcatggttcttggcctctcgttgacgtaccaacatcaaaatcttgtgttgcagtgACATATGGTTCtcggcctctcgtagacgtaccaacatcattactcatgagatgatgactatgttgttgagtaattgacgaatactcaacatacaattcaatttgacctcctgtagtcatactctcactaaacattagtggcatgtatacttcttctagtaaaatacctatatacgtgattgaagatccatagaatatatgacgtttccatactatttgaagtttgttttcaaatatgtttatccccattctttcacaaattgtttccacaagcttttcgtaggaaatactttcatccaacataatcaatccttttgcaaaaggaggatcataagAAATGACTGTTCCGGGAAttatatttccaccccaatataaatggacacaccacgtcatactatctgcattaatgtcaaacacaaatattggtcaaaaatatttctttacagtacactacaatatatactatcataacaacctatcaaatatgggtaaaaaattagatatactacaacatataataccataacaattggtcaaaatatttctattaattacaatacaatttataatactataacaatccatcaaataattatataaattacactacaatatatactatcataataatccatcaaatattggtagactaatgtttggaagaatgagttAAAAATTAGCTATACTAACCGATTGCGAGTACTAATATTTGGAAGAAATGAGCCAAAATAGAAATCTACACGCTTCAATCCACCACCGGTTGACCCGACCAAGGCAAGCGTTTTCGCGTTTTTCAGCTTTGGGAAGgtttttcgcgttttggggagggaggGAATGTGACTAGGGTCTGCGattttgggggagatctgaGAAATATGGTTCAACCAAAAAACGCCgatcaggttggcgtttttttttaaacacgccaatgacctTGGCGTTTTATATCTTAAAGACGCCATCCAGATTGGCGTGTTcaaatttaagtattttggtTAAAAATACGAGCAAGATACGGTgccattgtaaaacgccaactatgttggcgtTTTTGCGTAAAGACACGCCAATactattggcgtttttacttataaacacgccaacttcatcggcgtttttcccataaatggaattgataataaaatgggtacatttacgttattttaaaggccaagtagcctatatacgcgattttctccactttttaaggaaatgaactttagtgtttctcggcctttgaaagaaaaacccgggattcactcgatgatggcttgacatatcttaacgatgaatgttttcgggcatgagttcactgggtgcatcaagtactcagcccctgcatatgttttctctatgtgcaggttgagcgaggtcgggaggcggaggatgttgagtgatgattcaagaactggtccggttactattatgtcttcatacatagtagtagctaaactctcaaattgcttccgctattcgATGTCTTAAGAAACTCTGTATTTTCTTATTTGCTAAACTCTGTTATCTCATTATGCAAACTTCGGTTTGGAAACGCTGGTTaatttaaatggaatttcatctttgattgttaagttgtattgccttgaattgtttttcccccttcttccccgcttcttatttcccccacgggtcacgatttcccgtgcttcctatccttaggaagtgcggtcgtgacagaatggtatcagagcaatctttttttccgctctggaccgagagtcatttattcaatctagtctagactcgtttcgctagactaaaagagtattcgctTAACACTCAACACTCCGTCTCACCGCGCTCAACGCGAAAGAAGGCAAAAGTTTGAAACGAAGTATATTAGAAGTGATAGAACGAATGAGGTACAGAAGGGCGCGATTTCCAAAGAATGATGAGGTGACGAGGcaaggataaccttgtgaaACGCGATTGTGATAGATTGAAGGATAGACGAAGTTGCAAAAGTTGCAAAAGTACCACGTTTATAaaatacgaaacatctatccttagatgataataataaaaaaaagaattgttacgacttttccttatggaaatcgacaggtatatgCACGGTAATACGTATGACGTTCTTTACGCGTTTATCTTTCTCTACCTTGCTTTACTCTTTTCTACGACTGGTTGCTAAGGGGACTCACTTttatgtagatggcgatcatgATCCACGCACCGTTAAGGGGAAGATACGTCAAGAAAGGATTGCGGGCGATGGAAATATATCGCGGGTTCGAGAGGGACGagagggcccctttgatatcttatgtcgccTATTACTTGACattatggcgggatgctcatggctgtggagtgaggcactatgaggaaatcaagagattgattgatggactaccggcaccttggaataggtgggccgacgaggcttcacggtcatacgtctggcataagcttcccgactacagcatgcagggagacatgcatggttttgtgaaggtcATCTTAGAAGCCCTGGTCGATGCTCGTGACGGACAGCCACCCTATGCCCCACCTAGAAAGGCGGCATCCTCATCGAGTCGCAGCCCCTACAGCGGAGGTCGGTACGAGGGTGAGACGCCGCAACCAAACTTCCCCAAGAGGAGGAGGCTTGGGATGCccacctccgcacctcccgcgacggaagttCTTGTAATCGATAAGCATATCGACGTCGCTACTTATGGGAGGGAGAACGATGAGAAAGAggaggaggatcccatggaggatg is a window of Salvia splendens isolate huo1 chromosome 3, SspV2, whole genome shotgun sequence DNA encoding:
- the LOC121796735 gene encoding uncharacterized protein LOC121796735, translating into MAWMAGARLKAARITGARLHCKRAEAAWMARARLEAMDWFHGTDFAKQDRRGKAGRNWVDWHANYIQEWDNRHFLVWTDLEYSDEPVATEEYMDWFRQIIVVYLTKPGVHAEQGFHETASSHRFAVETLHNVHHFLSGQDTTEHPALGTISRMIEEGLRISGEAERMDYRPSQRSAMDVDVPVRQKAKRRTKKKTACGESSSQPVHRSDDDFVEPPPPRSAVRGRHSVSHTVGTGDDIGLSDVPTSPTRSSVQDDFFGVDLENALTGLVNIAKFIQAQPNNLGV